agtcaaggtggtcctgtgaccacccTGGCTTCAATGTGGAACCGCTCCTGTTTCAATGTGATTGTGCACCTAATaggagtttttgaattttgaaataagATCAGACATCTTGTGTCAGTATTTATGTTATTTAGTATTTGATGCACCtaaggttttgaatttttttttcattgatacTTGAAGattgttttggattttatttaatatttgagTTAAGTTGTTGCTTTTCAATTTGTCACTAAATGCTTGTAAGGTGAAAACTTTTTAAGTGTGTGATTGTTGTTACATGCCTAATTTACTCTGGAACATAACATCAAATGTATTTTACCAAAAAggacccccaaaaaaaaaaatcgtaattCAAGTACGGGCCATATCAACTCAACAAAATGTTACGTTCATATATTAGCAATTTGGTAAAATGCAGGATCTATGTTCATAAAATATATTTGCAAATCTGCCTACCAAACCTTCACTACTCTTTGTTCGAGCTCTTTATGAAAATCTGTATATTAAATTGGTCTGGTACTAAAAGACTTGATTATCCCCTCTTTGCCAGGCATCTTTCAATAATTGGGTATAGATATGACTTATTCcattgaaaaaatttgtcataACTCATAAATAAATCGGACCCCCATACAAGTGTTGACAGGGTTCAAGTTGTGGTGGAGATTGTATCGATCTTCAATAGACAATGGTGGTCCGAGTTAGTGATGAGGATATATAGAAAAGCCAAAAGGCCAAGAAATAGGGCAATGAGAATTAAGATTAATGCAAATCATATAGCATTTAAATCATTGGAAAGATAATCTGCAGAGATACAGGAGAACCTGATGAGGGTCGCTTCATCTTCATGGGACCTTTACAATGCCTAgaagatttttcttttgctttctttttcttttcttttgaagcactttttccttttgttttcccCAAAATAAGATATATGATGGTCCCTAGTCACTAGCTTTAAGTTAAGTTAGGTGTGAATGTCAATTCATTTGATAGTTCATTCAGCACATATTAGATAGATATGTTTATATGGTACTCTAGTCATGAGAGTTACAACATGGACAACACATTGGAGAACCAATAATACAAGGTACAATTGATAGAAACATCTTATTTACTATACACTAACCACAAATCcaattgaaataatatagtttaTAACACGCAACACTAAAAGTTTACTGAAATTGTAGAACACCCCATTCCATCTCTCAAAAATTTACCTAAGTAGAGAAAAATGATAATGTACATATATACCCATTGAAACCATGAATTTTTCCCCCACCCCTTCTTGTCCTAACTTTCCAAGGTGCATTGTAATTGGAAAGTTAGAATTCACATATATTCTACTAAATTTTTTCCCCTTCCTCGATATTCCTTTAAACAAATGGGGGAACTTTCTTAGCACAAACATTGTGTTGAGCGCTCCATGGAAGTCCATAAGCGTATTCTTGTTAGTATGTCTCCTTTTCAGTTCATAATTGTGGCAGTCATGCACCGGTGAATGTCATAAGCTAAGTGATCTCAACTTTTCAGAGAGAGAGTAGTGTTACATAcacaaataatttcaaaacatttttcataccaACTGAGTTAACAAGTTTTTACTAATTCTCATTTGAATTCACcactaatattaattttttacttaccactaaCAATAAGTCGTATTAGCaaatgctatattttttttttttttgagtctaTAAGACTTCTCTTCCAAAGAGGCTCTATGTCTTCGGCAATTTTCCTTGCATCGAGAGACGTGCCCAGCAGGCCACGTTTAGTAAAGCCCACGGAGTACAGCCCACCTTCGCCCTTCCATCCATTGGGAAATGGTTTTCGAGGCAACCCATCTTTGTTGGAAAACATATCACTCTCCTGAGATTAAAATTTCAAGGTTATGAACGTGGAGAATATTATTCAATTATAAGTTGCAATTCTTAAAAGAAAAGTACATTTCTTAATCATTCGTATATATTCATTGTGTGGTGTCTCTTTTTCTAGATATTTAAAAACGGTTTGACTTtaacatatgaaaaatatatagtttatttttttttatacgaaTATATAGTTTATTATCCCTTATTACAACTTACAAACAAAAGCCTATTACGAATTAAGTTCATCTTTACCTTTAACCAAGAAGGTACGTTACTTTTGTAACCCGTAGCTAAAATGATGGCATCGAAATTTTCCACTTTGCCATCCACAAACTCCACAGCATGACGTGTTAGTCGCTTTACTGCCTTGCATACCTACACATATACAGTGCGGTAAGAATTATAGTTCTTTCTCTGCTTAAAATGTTAGGAAAAACTTATAAACAAAGCTATATTATATAGAGATGCATTTGGATAGAAAATGAACCTTGATATTCCCAGTTCTGATCTTAGCGAGGGTTCCAACATCCAATACGGGTGTCTTGCCAGACGTGCTCTTGAGCTCAAGAGGACCAATCTGAGGGCGATTTAGTCCAAATCGAGAAGTGTCCCCAAGCATCAAACGTGACATTAGGAGTAAGAAATGATCCACAAGACGCGTGGGAAGCCAGTTGAGCAACCACATGGACAATCCAAAAGTTGATGTTCCTAGCATCTGTTGGGGCAACACATGCACCTGCACCATGATTCAGAAAAAGACTTGAAACACacactcaaaataaaaaagggtaaGGGTGGGGGGGCTTAAAGATAGAGCATGAGAATGAGGCCACTGATTAGTCCCGATCGCTCGTTTCCATGTCATTTTTCCATATCAGAAAAAGAATCTGCAACGCTGACACTAGCTAGTGTATAGagaattttatacaaaaaagaaagtacATAAAGACTTTTATGCCATAAGATTTTGGGCTACTGACATTGTTGCGCATGCCAACAAGtaccaagaaaataaagaagctTGACATTAAAAGATCTTTCTGTAACTATATTGACCGACTTTCGTTTATTTTGGAGGAAAACCCTCAAAAATACAAACCAGTCAAAACTAAGTCAACACCACAGTAGTTACAAAATATAAGATATCTTATtgatgaaaattaaaagttcattcacttccttttttttttttttaattttttttaataaacatcaTAGGATTTTAACTAGTAATGTCTCTTCACAATTATTACCCTTCAACGTGAGGAGAAAAAACTAATGAGTTCATGTTTTATGTAAGCAAAATTTAAACTCATATAGTGTGTTATTAAAggacaaaaaattttaataaataatttcttcTTATCATCAAACAAAGATATTAATAATTCCGTGTCTCgtgaaagtaaaattaaagTCCACCATAAATTTAGCAAACTGAAATCCACCTTAAATTTGTTTCTTATCAATTAATTATATGGGATCTAGTGGAGCTAGCAAGAGAAACTTGTTAGTAGGTTTTGCTGCAATTGTAACTGTACATTGACCTTCTCTATGAATAGTAAATGCTCATtagaaaattgtaaaagtttCTAAGTAAGCTCACCGAATCTCTGACTACGAGGGACGGGCGAGCATTATTGCCGCAGAGATCCAAGCAAACCTCCATGCCTGAATTCCCACATCCGACCACCAAAACACTCTTTCCACTATACTTTTCACCGCTCTTATACACGCTGGTGTGTGCAATAGTTCCATCGAAATGATTCATTCCTTCAAATTGTGGCACAACCTCTTCAGCATTCTCTCCCGTTGCAACTATTAGCCATTGACACACGTATTCTGTCTCTTCCTTTTCCAAGCCAGTGGTCGTAACCCTCCAAAACCCACATATTTGATCAAACACTGCGCTCACCACAGTTTTGTTAAACACAGGTTTTATGTCAAAATGGTTGGCGTAGTCTTGTAAATAGGAAACAAAATCTTCTTTTGTTGGATAAGTGGGCAAATTTTTAGGGAATTTCATGAGTGGGAGCTCACAGAATTGCTTTGGAAGGTGAAGACGAAGACGGTCATAGGCCCTGTGTTGCCATGTGGAAGCTATGCAATCAGCTCGTTCAAGGATTAAGCTTGGAATATCTCTTTGTTTAAGACAAGCAGCTGCAGCTAAACCCGAAGGTCCAGCCCCAACTATGACTGGTCCTCGCACCAATTTACACCTTGGTTTAGCCATCTTCTCGTGCAGAGGATCATGGACTCGTTTACCTTCAACTTCTTTCATGTATGCCATATTCAGCTAGTGAGAAAGAGCCAAAGGAAAAGGTTTCAGTTTGCAAACAGAATGAATCTTACTTTTTTTCAGACCTTGGAGAGTATACTACTTCacgaaaaagaagaaaagtactGAAGAAAGTGtctaattttgaaagagaaatcACTTTTCTTGACATGGAATAGAGCTCGGGAACATGGGCTCCCTCTGTGAGTGTAGAGATTAGGCTGTGATTTTGAGAGAGTTTATCTTATGTTATCCACTTTTATGAAACGTGGGTTtgatttctttttgggttttgctcAATGGATGAGAAAACGGAGAGCAAGAAGCTCGGAACTAGAGCAAGATGTTTCACTTACACACAAGGAATTGGTAATgataggaaagaaaaagaagtacaTAACTATGGCATTTGAGTCTCTATGTTAGTAAAGAACAAACATTAACCAATAACAATCCCACATACACAGACCctctcacacacatatatatatatatatagagagagagagaggagtgaacaaattttcatttaatttagcAAAGCAACATTTagtccccaaaaaaaaaaagaaaagttaaactCAACCAAAGTTTTCACGCATGGTCTCAATATATCTATTGAGCACTATTCACTAAAATCcccaaataaaaatcttattttattcacatcttgagttaaaaaatatatttgagaaagaaaataatattaaaatagaatAGTGATAGAGTACTACGACTAAACTAACAAAAGtgagtttttaaaactaaaaagggCTAAAACCTCCTAAggttgatgtgaatgctctaaagaAGTTCACATATTGAGATGTTTCATGATAGAAAACAAGCAATCTGATTAACATCACGTGttccaaaattttatcaaaaatcaTCTTGCCAAATCAATGTCTTGCGATGTTACATCTATATTTCATTTAATTGTTaaggttttgtttggttgaggatggaaaagtgagggatagaaaatggtggaagatgaaaaaaatttagttttcctTCATCTGTGTTTGGTTTGACTTGtatcaccttgagcattgtctaataatacctatagactctaagatctatatctagacTAGTTTGTATTCACAATTTACCaattattctaaacttttagaacctaataaGACTTACCCCAACTATTTCAATTTAGTGCTCAAAAAGACATGTTgattcaaataaaaagaaaaaactaatcttTGTGGCTTGTAGCCCAACTTAGGCTTTCCTTAGGCTTTCCTTATGGAGATCATAAGGCTTTTATTACATTCTCCTAATATTTATATTCTATCTATAAATGGGTACGGGTTCTTGCTAAATCCCCCACCACAAAAGGTGtggttttctttaattaaaaaatgtaggagaagaaaaagaacacGTGGAGGCGTGGTGACTTAAATATCAAGCGAACTCATGAAGTATATATTGATCTCTACATTCGCACATGGAAATTAAGGAAtgaggacatatgtgattttttttcttcggtTTTcgaattctttatatatatatatatatatatatatgaacagcTAATATGctccaaaattgaaaagatagGAAGGTTGGAGAGTTCACTGATCTTCCAATTGCATAAAGGTGTGGAACCCTTTAATCGTTATGGTCaaaaatataactatatatagcAAAACAATAGTACTACACAGCACAAGAATTTGGGAACCTATTTTATGGAATGTCAAGATAGAATGTAGAGT
This genomic stretch from Castanea sativa cultivar Marrone di Chiusa Pesio chromosome 1, ASM4071231v1 harbors:
- the LOC142622352 gene encoding indole-3-pyruvate monooxygenase YUCCA2, producing the protein MAYMKEVEGKRVHDPLHEKMAKPRCKLVRGPVIVGAGPSGLAAAACLKQRDIPSLILERADCIASTWQHRAYDRLRLHLPKQFCELPLMKFPKNLPTYPTKEDFVSYLQDYANHFDIKPVFNKTVVSAVFDQICGFWRVTTTGLEKEETEYVCQWLIVATGENAEEVVPQFEGMNHFDGTIAHTSVYKSGEKYSGKSVLVVGCGNSGMEVCLDLCGNNARPSLVVRDSVHVLPQQMLGTSTFGLSMWLLNWLPTRLVDHFLLLMSRLMLGDTSRFGLNRPQIGPLELKSTSGKTPVLDVGTLAKIRTGNIKVCKAVKRLTRHAVEFVDGKVENFDAIILATGYKSNVPSWLKESDMFSNKDGLPRKPFPNGWKGEGGLYSVGFTKRGLLGTSLDARKIAEDIEPLWKRSLIDSKKKKI